TGTTGAAATTTCTCGAGCTATCGGCAAAAGCAAAAAAGAAGCCCAGCAACTTGCGGCAAAAACGGCGATAGAAAAGATCAAGGACAAATCATGAATTCATTCGGACGAAAGCTTATTTTAACAACCTTCGGCGAGAGTCACGGAGCGGCGATCGGCGGCGTACTTGACGGATTTCCTGCGGGAGTTAAGATATATGAGGAGTTCTTACAAGGCGAGCTTGATAAGCGAAAGCCGGGGCAGTCGAAATTCGCCACCGCAAGAAAAGAAGGCGACAAAATCGAAATTTTAAGCGGGATTTTTGAAGGCGTTAGCACAGGCACACCGATCGGATTTGTCATCTACAACGAAAATCAAAAATCAAAAGATTATGAGAATTTGCGTGAAATTTTTCGCCCGGGACACGCCGACTACACATACTTTAAAAAATACGCAATTCGCGACCATAGAGGCGGCGGGCGAAGCTCTGCAAGAGAAACTGCCGTGCGAGTGGCGGGCGGGGCGTTTGCTCAAATTTTATTAAATGAATTTGGTGTGAAAGTAGAGAGCGGTGTAAGCGGAGTAGGAACCGTAAAAGCGCAAAAATTTGACTTTGACGTAGCGGGGAATTCTGAAATTTTCGCACTTGATAAAGAAAATTTGATGATGGATGAGATTTTAAAAGCTAAACAAGCTCACGACAGCGTGGGAGCTAGCGTCGTAACGAGAATTTTAAACGCTCCTGCGGGGCTTGGCGAAGGATTATACGACAAGCTTGACGCAAGGCTTGCCGCTGCGATGATGGGTATAAACGGAGTAAAAGCCGTAGAAATCGGCGAGGGTGTAGAAGCAAGCGCAATGCTAGGAAGCGAGAATAACGACTGCATGAATGAAGCGGGCTTTCTCTCAAATCACGCAGGCGGAATACTTGGAGGCATGAGCACGGGAGCTGAAATTTTGATAACTACGCATTTTAAGCCGACTCCTTCGATATTTCTGGCTCAACAAACACAAAATATCCACGGCGAAAATGCAATCTGCGAGCTTCGCGGCAGACACGATCCGTGTATCGGTATCCGTGGAAGCGTCGTTGCAACCGCGATGGCAAGGCTTGTGATAGCTGATTTTATGCTTTTGAATTTGGCTTGTAATTTAGAGAAGTTAAAAACAATATATAAAATACAATAATTTATTAAAAATAAAAATTGATTATTGGAATAAATAATTTTAAATGTATTTTAAACTTATTTTTAATATGATACAGTTTAATTAATTATTTTTAATAAAGTATGTTAAATCAATAAGTTTAATTTAATTGTTATTATTGCAATAATTTTAGGCGGTTGTGGTCATAGAATAGACATAATTCCACAAACAACCAATAGTTTTAAATCACACCAGATCATAGCTACTCCTAGCGACACTCAAAAATACATGTTTAAGTACTTACCAAATAATATAATAGTTTCTAATAGCAATATTAGTTTTACTTACTCATTTACATATTTAGATCAAAAAACATCAATAGAGTTTGATACAGTAAATCTATTATTTAATCCATTGATTCTAGTTGGTTTTCCAATGAGCAGTGATGTATTTAAAATGGCTGGTAATTTACGTTTTTTTAATAATTCTCATACTATAAATTTGAGTGCTGTTTGTGTTAGCAATGTTTCAAGAAATTTATTTAATAATACAAATATGACAAATCTCAGAAATAAATGTATAGAAAAAATAAAAATTAATCTACAAAATCAAATTAATGAAATATTTGAAAAAGGAAGTTTTGATGTGTTTAAAAAATAAAGTTTTTCAAGTTTGTCTTTTAATTACTGTAGTATTTTCAATAAGTGGATGTGGTGCAAAAGGTGCAAAATTTAGTGTTTTTGAAAAACCAAAAGAAAATAAAGCATTGCTTTATGTTTATCGTCCAAGTGCATTTACAGGAGGAGGTGTTTTTTATGATGTAAAAGCAACAATTCCAAGCAGTCCTACAATAGTTTTAGGAGAACTTAGAAATGGTGGATATATCAAAGCAGATCTTGAAGCAAACGAAGAAATTGAAATTTGGGCAAAAACTGAATCAAAATCATCAGTTACTATAGAAACAAAAGCAAACGAAACTTATTGTGTAAAAGGCGAAGTTGGTATAGGTTTTTTTATAGGAAGACCACATTTAAAACAAGTTGATTTAGAAAAATGTAAGAAAGAAATAATAAATACTAGATCCACAGAATAATTTATATAATATAGCGCACACAAAAACAGTAGGCTTGTATAAAATAACAAAAACCTACTGTATAAAAACTACTATTGACACCCCTCGCACTCGATAGAACGATCGGCTACATTATTTACCTTGTTGCTATCAGGGCTTTCAGAGCGCAGATAGTAGGTTGATTTAAGTCCAAGCTCCCAAGCAAGCGTGTAAATTTCGTTCAGATAGCCGCCACTTGCCTTATCAAGGCTCATGAATATATTTAGGCTTTGTCCTTGATCTATCCACTTTTGGCGTATAGCGCCGGCTTTTACCAAGACTCTTTGATCAAGCTCATATGCAGGCGTGTAAAACTGCCATGTATCAGGGCTTAAATCAGGCACGACAGTCGGTATCATGCCGCTTAAATTCTGCTCAAACCACTTGCGTTTGTACACAGGCTCAATCGTCTGTGTGGTGCCCACAAGGATAGATATCGAGCTAGTCGGCGCGATAGCCATTAAGTAGCCGTTTCTCATGCCGTCGGTTTTAACCTTCTGCCTCAACCAATCCCAATCGCAAGTATCCTCATCAAACAGCCCTCCGCGATTTACGAGAGCTTTTGCGTTTTCGTTTGCTACATCTATCGGGAAAATTCCTTTGCTCCATTTTGAGCCTTCAAAAGTCGGGTATTTACCCTTTTCAACGGCTAAATTTGAACTTGAGTAGATAGCTTGGTAGCTGATATTTTCCATTATGCTATCTATCAAGGCTAGGTGGTCGTAGCTACCCCATTTGATGCCTTTAAGCGCGAGCATTTGAGCTTCGCCCATCACGCCAAGTCCGATCGAGCGAGAGGATAAATTCGTATGTTTTACTTTTTTGTGCGGATAGAAATTTAGATCGATTACGTTATCAAGCATCCTAACGGCGATCGGCACTACTCGCTTGATATCCTCTTTGGAATTTATCTTGCTTAAATTTATGCTTGCCAGGTTGCAAACCGCTGTTTTACCCTCTACGTTTTCTTTCTCAACGATGAAAATTTGCTTTTTGTCTATGCTGTCAAGCGCGCTTAGTTTTTTGGCTTTTTTAGTTATGCCGCTATCAATAGTAACGTCATCTTCCTCATCAAACACCATCTCTTCGCCATTATCAAAAGTTATTTTGATCTTGTAATAATTAGGCTCGGTATTTTGGAAAATTTCGGTGCATAAATTTGAGCTTCTGATAAGCCCGTCGTGATCGTTTGGATTGGCTCTGTTTGCATTATCCTTAAAGCACAAAAACGGCATGCCCGTCTCAAAGTAGCTGGTTAGAATTTTCTTCCAAAGCTCTTTAGCTAAAATAGTGTTTTTCTGGATACTTTCGTCGTTTTCATACTCTACATAACGCTTTTCAAATTCTTCGCCATATAGGTCGCATAGATCCGCTACCTGCGCAGGATCAAAGAGAGTCCAGCGACCGTTTTCCTTAATGCGCTTCATAAAGAAGTCATTTATCCAAAGTGACGGGAACAGCTCATGCGCACGTCTTCGCTCCTCGCCTGAGTTCTTGCGAAGATCCAAGAAATCGCCCACGTCCATATGCCAAGGCTCGATATATACGGCTATCGCGCCCTTTCTGGTGCCTAGCTGATCGACCGCTACGGCTATGTCGTTGGTTACTTTTAAAAACGGGATTATACCGCCTGCTGCGTTTTTATGTCCGTCGATACTTCCGCCCATAGCTCGTACCTTACACCAGTCCCAGCCGATACCGCCGCCAAATTTAGAAAGCAGCGCCATCTCTTTGTAGCTGTCAAAAATTCCTTCGATATTATCAGGCGTGCTGCCGATGTAACAGCTGCTTAGCTGATGGCGAGTTGTGCGAGCGTTTGAAAGTGTCGGGGTTGCAAGCATGACCTCAAATTTGCTGATGAGGTCATAAAATTTCTTCGCCCAGCCTTGGCTATCAAGCTCATTTTGCGCAAGAAACATCGCGATAGCCATAAACATCTGCTGTGGAAGCTCGATAGGCTTACCCTTGCTATCCTTGATAAGATAGCGATCATAAAGCGTTTTGATACCAAGATAGGCAAACTGCAAGTCGCGCTCAGGCTTTATGTAGTTGTTTAGGTCATCAAGGTCGTATTTGTCCTTAAGCCCCGGGATGATGCGCCCTGCTTTCTCGCCCTTTTCAAAATATTCACGCAGATGGTTGTAGCCGTTATAGCCTGTTACCTTGTGGTATAGGTCGTAAAGAAACAGTCTTGCCGCGACAAATGTCCAATTCGGACGATCTATGTCGATCTTATCAACCGCTGTTTTGATGAGCGTCTGCTGGATCTCTTCGGTCGTTATCATATCGCGAAACTGGATCTTCGCATCAACCTCAAGCTCGCTTAAATTTACGTTTTCTAGCCCCTCAACTGCGGCACCTGTATATTTCTTGATCTTACTTATATCAAGCTCTTCCGTTCTTCCGTTACGCTTTATGACTTTCACTTAATTCCTTAAATTTCTACTTATCAAATCTTACTTATCAAATACTCTTTTAAAAATTCCATCCACATTTTTCGTGTAGTAGCTGTACTCAAAACACTCTCTTATCTCTTTTTCGCTAAGCGCTTTGCTTAGATCCTCATCGTTTAGTAAATTTTGCAGATACAAGCTCTCGCCTTTTTCATTTATAGCCTGCTTGCCCTCTTGCAGATCAGCCCAAACCTTCATCGCGTTTCTTTGCACGATCTTATACGCATCCTCACGAGAAATTCCACGTTTTGGAAGCTCTAAAAGCACACGCTGGGAAAATACAAGCCCACCTGTAAGGTTTAAATTTTTCATCATATTTTCAGGATAAACGACCAAATTTTCTATCAAATTACTAAGACGAACCAGCATAAAATCAGCCGTTACAAAGGCATCTGGCAGCACAAACCTCTCGACCGAACTATGGCTGATATCGCGCTCATGCCAAAGCGCTACGTTTTCAAGCATAGGCGTCACATACGAACGAAGCACACGGCAAAGACCTGTGATATTTTCGCTTAGAACCGGATTTCGCTTATGTGGCATCGCACTTGAGCCTTTTTGTCCAGCACTGAAATACTCCTCGCACTCATAAACTTCGGTGCGCTGATAGTGGCGGACTGCTACAGCTATCTTCTCGCAACTTGCAGCAAGTATGGCTATGGCGTTTATCACGTGTGCGTAGCGGTCGCGCTGGATCACTTGATTTGACGCAGGTGCAGGAGTAAGCCCCAGCTCAGCGCAAGTTAGCTCTTCTAGCTCAAGCGGCGCATGCGCAAAATTTCCCATGGCGCCCGAAATTTTGCCGTAGCTTATCACTTTTTTAGCACTCTTAATGAGCTCTAAGGCGCGATTTATCTCATCATACCAGATCGCAAGCACAAGCCCAAAAGTTATCGGCTCGCCGTGAATTCCGTGGCTGCGACCAACCATAAGCGTATCTTTGTGCTCGTAAGCGCGTTTTTTAATCGCACTCATCAAATTCTCAACATCTTTTATGATAAGTTCAAGGCTCTCTTTAACCTGCAAAGCAACGGCAGTATCGATACAATCGGAGCTTGTCATACCAAAATGCACGAAGCGGCTCTCCTTACCAAGGCTTTCGCTCACGCTAGTTAAAAACGCGATCACGTCATGCTTGGTCGTCTTTTCTATCTCGTCGATGCGAGTGATGTCAAATTTGGCGTTATTTGCTATCTTTTTGCAGTCCTCATCACTGATAAACCCAAGTTTATTCCACGCTTTAACCGCAGCGATCTCGACCTTAAGCCATGCGTCATACTTTGCTTGCATGCTCCATTTTTTAGCCATCTCTTTGCGCGAGTATCTCTCTACCATTTATTAGCCTTTTATGAGAATTTTTGTATAATTTTTAAGAGAAAAATTATACAAAAACTGCCCTGAAATAGCGGTTAGAAATGTATAAAATAAAACTTAAATTTCGTCTTTAATTGTTTTATAAATATTATATTCAAAGAGTTAAATTTGCCATATATCAATAAATTTATTGCCATTGCCGATTCTCAAAAAGCTTATGAAGTGCTGATAAATGCAGGCTTTAAGATGAGAGAAGCGCAGCGACTTATAGATAGAGGAAGGCTTCTTTGCGATGGTGTTATGGTAAATGAAAAAAACGCTGTTTTAAACGGTGAAATTTGTCTGATTGACTACGAAACGAACCCGCGCGGACTTGAGCCAATATTTGAATGCGAGGAGTTTGCCGTATTTGATAAACCAAGCGGAGTTTTAAGCCATCCAAACGGTAGAAACTGCGAATACTCACTAAATGATGAAATTTGGCACTTATACGGTCGAGAAGCAAGCGTGGCACATCGCTTGGATTTTGAGACGAGTGGTTTAATTGTAGTTGCGCGAAACAGAGTCTCGCAAATAAAACTAAAAAAGCTTTTTGAAAGCAGAGAAGTTGAAAAAAGCTACGTCGCAATGGCAAGTGGCGAGATCAAAAACGATATGATAATAGAAGCCAAAATGGATCTTGCAAATAACTACGACGATGTAAAAATGCGTATGCAAATTTGTGAAGATGGCAAGGATGCAGTTACTAAAATTTCTCCGATAGAGTATTTTGCCGACATAGATGCAACTTTTGTTCGAGCCGTTCCACTTACAGGAAGGCAGCATCAAATTCGTTTGCATTTGTTTCACGTAGAACACAAAATTTTAGGCGAACCACTTTATGGATTAGATCGCGAGCAGATAATCAAAATTTTAGATAAGGAAATGAGCAAAATAGACAGGATAAATTTAATTGGCGCAAGCAGACTTCTGCTTCATTCAGATGAAATTTCATTTGAATTAGACTACAAAAGCTATCATATCAAATCAAAATTTGACGCAAAAACTGAATTTTATAAATTTGCAAAAGAGAAATTTGAACTAACTTAATGAACTAACAAGACAAAAGAGTTAGCCTTATCTTTCATCCTTATCAAAAATCGCGACTTTTATAACTAACGCTAGTCCGGCGATCACCACAATAGATATAAAGATGATTTGTGAGACATCAAGAAGGCTCATTTGCTCTCATTTCTTTGCTTGAGCTGTCCGCAAGCAGCCGAGATATCAAGCCCTTTGCTTTGGCGAATAGTACAAGTTACGCCATGATCCCTAAGATACTCTTGAAATTTAAGCATATCTTCAAGCTCGGGGCGTCTGTATTCGCTACCTTCGTGAGGGTTAAAATAGATAAGATTTACTTTTGCCTTAATGCCGTGAAGCAGCTTCACAAGCTTCTTCGCATCTTTTATACTGTCATTCATATCTTTGATGACAAGATACTCAAACATCACTCGCTTCCTCATATCGATAGGAAATTCTCTGACAGCTTGCATTACGGATTCGATATTGTAAGCCTTATTTATCGGCATGAGTTTTGTGCGAAGCTCGT
This Campylobacter sp. RM16192 DNA region includes the following protein-coding sequences:
- the aroC gene encoding chorismate synthase, whose translation is MNSFGRKLILTTFGESHGAAIGGVLDGFPAGVKIYEEFLQGELDKRKPGQSKFATARKEGDKIEILSGIFEGVSTGTPIGFVIYNENQKSKDYENLREIFRPGHADYTYFKKYAIRDHRGGGRSSARETAVRVAGGAFAQILLNEFGVKVESGVSGVGTVKAQKFDFDVAGNSEIFALDKENLMMDEILKAKQAHDSVGASVVTRILNAPAGLGEGLYDKLDARLAAAMMGINGVKAVEIGEGVEASAMLGSENNDCMNEAGFLSNHAGGILGGMSTGAEILITTHFKPTPSIFLAQQTQNIHGENAICELRGRHDPCIGIRGSVVATAMARLVIADFMLLNLACNLEKLKTIYKIQ
- a CDS encoding ribonucleoside-diphosphate reductase subunit alpha gives rise to the protein MKVIKRNGRTEELDISKIKKYTGAAVEGLENVNLSELEVDAKIQFRDMITTEEIQQTLIKTAVDKIDIDRPNWTFVAARLFLYDLYHKVTGYNGYNHLREYFEKGEKAGRIIPGLKDKYDLDDLNNYIKPERDLQFAYLGIKTLYDRYLIKDSKGKPIELPQQMFMAIAMFLAQNELDSQGWAKKFYDLISKFEVMLATPTLSNARTTRHQLSSCYIGSTPDNIEGIFDSYKEMALLSKFGGGIGWDWCKVRAMGGSIDGHKNAAGGIIPFLKVTNDIAVAVDQLGTRKGAIAVYIEPWHMDVGDFLDLRKNSGEERRRAHELFPSLWINDFFMKRIKENGRWTLFDPAQVADLCDLYGEEFEKRYVEYENDESIQKNTILAKELWKKILTSYFETGMPFLCFKDNANRANPNDHDGLIRSSNLCTEIFQNTEPNYYKIKITFDNGEEMVFDEEDDVTIDSGITKKAKKLSALDSIDKKQIFIVEKENVEGKTAVCNLASINLSKINSKEDIKRVVPIAVRMLDNVIDLNFYPHKKVKHTNLSSRSIGLGVMGEAQMLALKGIKWGSYDHLALIDSIMENISYQAIYSSSNLAVEKGKYPTFEGSKWSKGIFPIDVANENAKALVNRGGLFDEDTCDWDWLRQKVKTDGMRNGYLMAIAPTSSISILVGTTQTIEPVYKRKWFEQNLSGMIPTVVPDLSPDTWQFYTPAYELDQRVLVKAGAIRQKWIDQGQSLNIFMSLDKASGGYLNEIYTLAWELGLKSTYYLRSESPDSNKVNNVADRSIECEGCQ
- the purB gene encoding adenylosuccinate lyase is translated as MVERYSRKEMAKKWSMQAKYDAWLKVEIAAVKAWNKLGFISDEDCKKIANNAKFDITRIDEIEKTTKHDVIAFLTSVSESLGKESRFVHFGMTSSDCIDTAVALQVKESLELIIKDVENLMSAIKKRAYEHKDTLMVGRSHGIHGEPITFGLVLAIWYDEINRALELIKSAKKVISYGKISGAMGNFAHAPLELEELTCAELGLTPAPASNQVIQRDRYAHVINAIAILAASCEKIAVAVRHYQRTEVYECEEYFSAGQKGSSAMPHKRNPVLSENITGLCRVLRSYVTPMLENVALWHERDISHSSVERFVLPDAFVTADFMLVRLSNLIENLVVYPENMMKNLNLTGGLVFSQRVLLELPKRGISREDAYKIVQRNAMKVWADLQEGKQAINEKGESLYLQNLLNDEDLSKALSEKEIRECFEYSYYTKNVDGIFKRVFDK
- a CDS encoding pseudouridine synthase family protein, with the protein product MPYINKFIAIADSQKAYEVLINAGFKMREAQRLIDRGRLLCDGVMVNEKNAVLNGEICLIDYETNPRGLEPIFECEEFAVFDKPSGVLSHPNGRNCEYSLNDEIWHLYGREASVAHRLDFETSGLIVVARNRVSQIKLKKLFESREVEKSYVAMASGEIKNDMIIEAKMDLANNYDDVKMRMQICEDGKDAVTKISPIEYFADIDATFVRAVPLTGRQHQIRLHLFHVEHKILGEPLYGLDREQIIKILDKEMSKIDRINLIGASRLLLHSDEISFELDYKSYHIKSKFDAKTEFYKFAKEKFELT